From Chloracidobacterium thermophilum B:
AGCTCGGTCTGCCGGTGTTCGTCAAACCGGCCAACCTGGGTTCTTCGGTGGGCATTACGCGCGTGGACGACCCGGCCGATTTTGCCGCCGCTGTTGCCCTGGCGGCGCAGTATGACCGGCGTATCATTGTCGAAAAAGGCTATGACGTACGCGAAATCGAAGTCAGCGTGCTGGGTAACGACCAGCCGGAAGCCAGTGTGCCGGGAGAGATTATCAGTGGCGCGGCATTTTATGATTATGCCGACAAATACTCGCCCGACAGTCAATCGCAGTTGGTCATCCCGGCGCCGCTTGCGCCGGAGCAGATTGAAGATGTGCGCCGTCTGGCCGTCCGCGCCTTCCAGGCCATTGATGGCGCCGGGCTGGCGCGGGTGGATTTTTTCCTGCTCCGCCAGACGAATACGCTGATGGTCAACGAAATCAACACGATGCCGGGCTTTACCCGCATCAGCATGTATCCCAAGCTGTGGGAAGCCAGCGGGTGGTCCCTGCCGGCTGTACTGGATCGGTTGATCGAGCTGGCCTTTGCCCGCCATGCTGAAAAATCCCGGCTGGCGCGTGGGCTACCCTTGGGAACCGGCGCTGGCCAGTCCTGACCCGACGGGAGGCAACCAATGGTGTTCGGGTGAACGGATTGGTGCTGAGGGAGATGGGGAATCAGTTATGAGGTACTTCAGAAAGTTTTGGCAGCAGGTTCGTTCGGGATGGCTGGTTGGTGTGCTGTGTGGCGTGGTTGTGCTGGGACAGCCCCTTCCGGCGCGGTATGCCCAGCAGGCGCCGCGAACCCCGAATCGTCCCGGTGCGACGCCCCAAGAGAGGGACCCCGGAGAGGATGTCATTCGCATCACCAACGTGACCGTCCCGGTGATTGTGACCGACCAGGACGACCGCTTCATCAGCAAGCTGACCAAGGATGACTTTGAAATCTACGAAAACAAGAAAAAGCAGAAGATTGAGTCCTTCGAGGACAAAACCGACCTGCCCCTGTTCGTTGCCGTGCTGATGGACACCAGCGCCAGCATCAAGCCCAAGCTGAAGTTTCAGAAGGAAGCCACCATTTCCTTCCTTCAGACCATCATCCGGCGGCGCAAGGACCAGGCGCTCTTTGTGACCTTTGATTCGACCGTTCAGTTGCGGCAGGACTTCACCGATGACACCAACCTTTTGGCCAAAGCCATCATGGAGGTCAAAGCCAGTGGCGAC
This genomic window contains:
- a CDS encoding D-alanine--D-alanine ligase family protein produces the protein MNKQLAVGVVFGGRSGEHEISLRSAATILSALDPEKYHVIPIGITRSGVWVAGPAATEMLSLGGQVGGIESPSPARILASLSSVLGELDVVIPVLHGTYGEDGTIQGLFEMMDIPYVGCGVLASAAGMDKIVMKQLFRQAGLPVVEFRWFTSHAWTTEGDALQSDILRQLGLPVFVKPANLGSSVGITRVDDPADFAAAVALAAQYDRRIIVEKGYDVREIEVSVLGNDQPEASVPGEIISGAAFYDYADKYSPDSQSQLVIPAPLAPEQIEDVRRLAVRAFQAIDGAGLARVDFFLLRQTNTLMVNEINTMPGFTRISMYPKLWEASGWSLPAVLDRLIELAFARHAEKSRLARGLPLGTGAGQS
- a CDS encoding VWA domain-containing protein, which translates into the protein MLKNPGWRVGYPWEPALASPDPTGGNQWCSGERIGAEGDGESVMRYFRKFWQQVRSGWLVGVLCGVVVLGQPLPARYAQQAPRTPNRPGATPQERDPGEDVIRITNVTVPVIVTDQDDRFISKLTKDDFEIYENKKKQKIESFEDKTDLPLFVAVLMDTSASIKPKLKFQKEATISFLQTIIRRRKDQALFVTFDSTVQLRQDFTDDTNLLAKAIMEVKASGDTALYDAVYRVCEEKMYNVPTPRKIIIVITDGADTASEHTLEEAIEIAQRYEVLIFGISTRNAGFFGTGAGMVAGEDDEALRKLCTRTGGDVAFPQKVIDLERAFQRIDQAARRYYLLSYEPQDPDTPGYRKIEVRVVTRKNVKVKARDGYMVRRRAGSAGSSL